The following are encoded together in the Thiobacillus sp. SCUT-2 genome:
- the ccoS gene encoding cbb3-type cytochrome oxidase assembly protein CcoS, producing the protein MGFLFLMSGIFVLLIVVGVFWSIKSGQFDDLEGPAERILTDDDDPRLPTRRLSGKDE; encoded by the coding sequence ATGGGATTTCTGTTCCTGATGTCCGGCATCTTCGTGCTGCTGATCGTCGTGGGCGTGTTCTGGTCGATCAAGAGCGGGCAATTCGACGACCTCGAGGGGCCGGCCGAGCGCATCCTGACGGACGACGACGACCCCCGCTTGCCGACGCGTCGCTTGAGCGGCAAGGACGAATAA
- the rpoH gene encoding RNA polymerase sigma factor RpoH, translating into MNQSMSLPVPAAYSLDSYIQTVNRYPILSLEEEQRLARAWHDEQDVDAARQLVLSHLRVVVSVARHYLGYGLPHADLIQEGNVGLMKAVKRFDPDRGVRLVSFALHWVRAEIHEYVLRNWRLVKVATTKAQRKLFFNLRSLKQSLNALTVQEADAVAKELNVSRKDVLEMETRLSGHDVSLDPLVDDSEDSYSPLAYLASPDENPAQVLEREQTERLRHLGLAHALENLDDRSRRIIEARWLTEGEAATLHELAAEYGVSAERIRQIEARALQKMRAAIPA; encoded by the coding sequence ATGAATCAATCGATGTCTCTACCCGTTCCTGCCGCCTACAGTCTGGACAGCTACATTCAGACCGTGAACCGTTATCCGATCCTCAGCCTGGAGGAGGAGCAGCGGCTGGCGCGCGCCTGGCACGACGAACAGGATGTCGACGCGGCACGCCAGCTGGTGCTGTCCCACCTGCGCGTCGTGGTTAGCGTGGCGCGCCACTACCTGGGCTATGGCTTGCCGCACGCCGACCTCATTCAGGAAGGCAATGTCGGCCTGATGAAGGCGGTGAAGCGCTTCGACCCCGATCGGGGCGTGCGCCTGGTGTCCTTCGCGCTGCACTGGGTCCGCGCGGAAATCCACGAATACGTCCTGAGAAACTGGCGTCTGGTGAAGGTCGCGACGACCAAGGCGCAGCGCAAGCTGTTCTTCAACCTGCGCAGCCTGAAGCAATCGCTCAATGCGCTGACGGTGCAGGAAGCCGACGCGGTGGCGAAGGAGCTCAACGTCAGCCGCAAGGATGTTCTGGAGATGGAGACGCGCCTGTCGGGGCACGACGTGTCACTCGATCCGCTGGTCGACGACAGCGAGGACAGTTACAGCCCGCTCGCCTACCTGGCCAGCCCGGACGAGAATCCGGCCCAGGTGCTCGAACGCGAGCAGACCGAACGCCTGCGCCACCTCGGCCTGGCCCACGCCCTGGAGAACCTCGACGACCGCAGCCGCCGCATCATCGAGGCCCGCTGGCTGACCGAGGGCGAGGCGGCTACGCTGCACGAGCTCGCCGCGGAATATGGCGTGTCCGCCGAGCGCATTCGCCAGATCGAAGCGCGCGCCCTGCAGAAGATGCGCGCGGCAATCCCGGCCTGA
- a CDS encoding ABC transporter ATP-binding protein yields MADKGIRIEGLTKRYGKGDTAVDALKGVNMTVAPGEVVGLIGPSGSGKSTLLKCLGAVIDPTAGRMMLGDDVIFEDRWIRRDLRALRRDKIGFVFQAPYLIPFLEVIDNVALLPMLAGVPNDEARERALELLAALDVQHRARAMPSQLSGGEQQRVAIARGLVNRPPVILADEPTAPLDSKRALAVIRILNDMAKRFETAIIVVTHDEKIIPTFKRIYHIRDGVTYEEAGEGRGFD; encoded by the coding sequence ATGGCCGACAAGGGAATCCGTATCGAGGGCCTCACGAAGCGCTATGGCAAGGGCGACACCGCAGTCGATGCGCTGAAGGGCGTGAACATGACGGTCGCCCCCGGCGAGGTCGTCGGGCTGATCGGCCCCTCCGGCTCGGGCAAGAGCACGCTCCTCAAATGCCTGGGGGCCGTGATCGATCCTACGGCGGGGCGGATGATGCTGGGCGATGACGTCATCTTCGAGGATCGCTGGATAAGACGTGACTTGCGTGCCTTGCGGCGCGACAAGATCGGCTTCGTATTCCAGGCGCCGTACCTGATTCCATTTCTCGAAGTGATCGACAACGTGGCGCTTCTGCCCATGCTGGCCGGCGTGCCCAACGACGAGGCCCGCGAACGTGCGCTGGAGCTGCTGGCCGCGCTGGACGTGCAACACCGGGCTCGCGCCATGCCATCACAGCTCTCCGGCGGTGAGCAGCAGCGCGTGGCCATCGCCCGTGGATTGGTCAACCGTCCGCCGGTGATCCTGGCGGACGAGCCCACCGCGCCACTCGACTCCAAGCGTGCGCTGGCGGTGATCCGCATTCTGAACGACATGGCCAAGCGCTTCGAGACGGCCATCATCGTCGTCACGCACGACGAAAAGATCATTCCGACCTTCAAGCGCATCTACCACATCCGCGACGGCGTGACGTACGAGGAGGCTGGAGAAGGGCGCGGCTTCGACTGA
- a CDS encoding DUF805 domain-containing protein: MDWYLMAWQKYFDFSGRSRRKEYWMFFLFNLGIGIALLVADLLTGSYSKTAGMGLLGGLYSLATLIPNLSMTVRRLHDIGRSGWWFFILLVPLIGAIVLLVFMLLDSKEGANDYGPNPKLITP; encoded by the coding sequence ATGGATTGGTATTTGATGGCATGGCAGAAGTATTTCGACTTCAGCGGCCGCTCGCGACGCAAGGAATACTGGATGTTCTTTCTGTTCAACCTTGGCATCGGCATCGCGCTCCTGGTCGCGGATCTTCTCACCGGGTCGTATAGCAAGACGGCGGGGATGGGGTTGTTGGGCGGCCTGTATTCGCTGGCGACGCTGATCCCGAACCTGTCGATGACGGTGAGGCGGCTTCATGACATCGGGCGCAGCGGCTGGTGGTTCTTCATCCTTCTTGTCCCGCTCATCGGGGCAATCGTGCTGCTTGTCTTCATGCTCCTCGACAGCAAGGAAGGCGCGAACGATTACGGCCCGAATCCAAAATTGATCACGCCCTAG
- a CDS encoding efflux transporter outer membrane subunit: MGSADGSYGSEAERKSGRRRSMRIMASCVVAGALAGCAAGPDFRRPAAPEVSAYTSVPLPARTVSATGAFGGAQRFDVGGDVDTAWWRSFGSPRLDALIEQAFRGSPTLLSARATLQQAREIQSAQAGSTRYPQIDAGATGQRQRLSPSMLGQRGDAREFNLYDVGVGVHYRFDLAGGTRRSLEALAARTDFRRHELDGARLTLAANIATAAIARARTAGQIASMEAMLQAQAEQLAITRQRVRLGQAAPDDLLALRAQLEQTRAELPMLRKQLEQGEHLLAVLAGQAPGAMKIPDFTLDEFELPSELPVVLPSELARRRPDIEAAEALLHAATAEYGVATAKLYPQINLTASLGSQALSTGALFGGGSAVWSVLGQLTQPLFNPGLPAEKRAALAAVDAAAANYQGVVLDALRNVADVLRALDYDAKTLAAQASAEAAAQASLASVERQYALGTASYVQVLIARQQAQQMRMNQIAAQAQRLADSAALYQALGGGYADTYGKPGGVAPSLSISPENSARPDAKIHDPM, encoded by the coding sequence ATGGGCAGCGCTGACGGGTCCTACGGTTCGGAGGCGGAACGCAAAAGCGGGCGCCGCCGCTCGATGCGCATCATGGCGTCGTGTGTGGTTGCCGGAGCCCTTGCCGGGTGTGCGGCAGGCCCCGATTTCAGGCGTCCTGCGGCTCCGGAGGTTTCCGCCTATACAAGCGTTCCATTGCCGGCACGCACCGTATCCGCGACCGGAGCCTTTGGGGGGGCGCAGCGCTTCGATGTGGGTGGGGACGTGGATACGGCGTGGTGGCGGAGCTTTGGGTCGCCAAGGCTCGATGCCCTGATCGAGCAGGCTTTTCGGGGCAGTCCGACGCTGCTTTCCGCGCGGGCGACGTTGCAGCAGGCGCGGGAAATCCAATCGGCCCAAGCGGGATCAACGCGCTATCCGCAGATTGACGCCGGCGCCACCGGGCAGCGGCAACGACTGAGCCCCAGCATGCTGGGCCAGCGTGGCGACGCGAGGGAATTCAATTTGTATGACGTCGGCGTCGGTGTGCATTACCGCTTTGACCTGGCCGGGGGGACCAGACGGTCACTGGAGGCGCTCGCCGCCCGGACGGACTTTCGGCGCCACGAGCTGGACGGTGCTCGTCTGACGCTGGCCGCGAACATTGCCACGGCCGCCATTGCCCGGGCCCGGACCGCCGGCCAGATCGCCTCGATGGAAGCCATGCTCCAGGCCCAGGCCGAGCAGCTGGCGATAACGCGGCAACGGGTACGCCTCGGCCAGGCGGCGCCGGACGATCTGCTTGCGCTGCGAGCCCAGCTCGAGCAGACGCGCGCGGAACTGCCCATGCTGCGCAAGCAGCTCGAGCAAGGTGAGCATCTGTTGGCGGTGCTTGCCGGGCAAGCGCCTGGAGCCATGAAGATCCCGGACTTTACCCTTGACGAGTTCGAGTTGCCGTCCGAGCTGCCTGTGGTGCTTCCATCAGAGTTGGCACGCCGTCGTCCTGATATTGAGGCGGCCGAAGCGCTCTTGCATGCCGCCACTGCAGAATACGGCGTGGCGACAGCCAAGCTGTATCCGCAGATCAACCTTACTGCGAGCCTCGGATCCCAGGCATTGAGCACGGGGGCCTTGTTCGGGGGAGGCTCTGCGGTATGGAGTGTGCTCGGTCAATTGACGCAGCCGCTGTTCAACCCGGGGCTGCCAGCCGAAAAACGGGCGGCATTGGCGGCAGTGGATGCCGCAGCGGCGAACTATCAGGGGGTGGTGCTCGACGCCTTGCGCAACGTGGCGGACGTATTGCGGGCGCTGGACTACGACGCCAAGACCCTGGCGGCCCAAGCGTCTGCGGAGGCGGCGGCGCAGGCTTCGCTCGCCTCCGTCGAGCGCCAGTACGCGCTGGGAACGGCCAGCTACGTTCAGGTGCTGATCGCAAGGCAGCAGGCACAGCAGATGCGAATGAACCAGATCGCGGCACAGGCCCAACGGCTTGCCGACAGCGCTGCGCTATACCAGGCGCTGGGGGGTGGATACGCAGACACGTACGGGAAGCCAGGGGGCGTGGCCCCCAGCTTGTCGATTTCGCCGGAGAACAGCGCCCGACCTGATGCGAAAATCCACGATCCGATGTAA
- a CDS encoding cytochrome c — protein MAHSSNLLLAASAVLLVTVPAVFPVAREARAVEPARPMALRGVMEKLGRDMQGVTGAISREDWTTVAYLAQGIARHAEPPLAEKMRILAWAGTDSGTFRSFDGQTHEAAVAMGEAAKRGDGQAVIAAFASVQKSCLACHQGFRQQFVEHFYGQR, from the coding sequence ATGGCTCATTCTTCAAACCTCCTTCTGGCGGCTTCCGCCGTGCTTCTGGTGACGGTGCCGGCCGTTTTTCCCGTCGCACGTGAAGCGCGGGCAGTCGAGCCGGCCAGACCGATGGCGCTCCGCGGCGTGATGGAGAAGCTCGGGCGTGACATGCAGGGCGTGACCGGGGCGATCTCAAGGGAAGACTGGACCACTGTCGCCTACCTTGCGCAGGGAATCGCCCGCCACGCCGAGCCGCCGCTCGCAGAAAAGATGCGCATCCTGGCCTGGGCCGGGACCGATTCAGGGACGTTCCGCAGCTTCGACGGACAGACGCACGAGGCGGCCGTCGCGATGGGCGAGGCTGCGAAGCGTGGCGACGGGCAGGCGGTCATCGCTGCGTTCGCCAGCGTGCAGAAGAGTTGCCTCGCCTGCCATCAGGGTTTCCGTCAACAGTTTGTGGAGCACTTCTATGGGCAGCGCTGA
- a CDS encoding ABC transporter permease, with translation MISLAGRDILHAWGKFVFTGIGLGLLIGVTLTMAGVYRGMVDDGKALLDNSGADLWVVQKNTLGPYAESSSIPDDLWRGIRVMPGVETVANVTYQTMQVGQGDKDVRAMVVGIAAGDSGAPGWPPYLVAGRQITRGHYEAVADIATGFKLGDALRIRRNRYTVVGLTRRMVSSNGDPMVFVPLKDAQETQFLKDNDAILMQRRRTEADPAFSLPGAPGLLDAVIGSQTGNHYVNAALVRIKPGFAPRDVAEPIQRWKRLTVYDRTQMEEILIGKLIATSAKQIGMFLVILAVVSAAIVAFIIYTLTMDKIREIAVLKLIGTRNRVIAAMIMQQALVLGVIGFVVGKITASYAAPLFPKYVLLMPGDSIAGFFAILLICALASVVAIRLALKVDPADAIGG, from the coding sequence GTGATCAGCCTGGCCGGTCGCGACATCCTGCACGCATGGGGAAAATTCGTCTTCACGGGAATCGGCCTGGGACTGCTGATTGGTGTGACGCTGACCATGGCAGGCGTGTATCGCGGCATGGTCGACGACGGCAAGGCCCTGCTCGACAACAGCGGCGCCGACCTTTGGGTCGTGCAGAAAAACACCCTCGGCCCCTACGCAGAATCGTCGAGCATTCCCGACGACCTGTGGCGCGGAATTCGCGTCATGCCCGGAGTCGAGACGGTTGCCAACGTCACCTATCAGACCATGCAGGTCGGACAAGGCGATAAGGACGTGAGGGCGATGGTGGTCGGTATCGCCGCGGGTGATAGCGGCGCGCCGGGCTGGCCGCCCTATCTCGTCGCAGGGCGCCAGATCACGCGTGGACACTACGAGGCGGTGGCGGACATCGCGACCGGCTTCAAGCTGGGGGACGCGCTGAGGATCCGCCGCAACCGCTACACCGTGGTCGGCCTGACGCGCCGCATGGTTTCGTCGAACGGCGACCCGATGGTGTTCGTCCCGCTCAAAGACGCCCAGGAGACGCAGTTCCTCAAGGACAACGACGCGATTCTGATGCAGCGCCGCCGGACCGAAGCCGATCCCGCCTTCAGCCTACCCGGGGCGCCCGGCCTCCTTGACGCGGTGATCGGCTCGCAAACCGGCAACCACTACGTCAACGCCGCCTTGGTGCGCATCAAGCCGGGATTCGCGCCCCGGGACGTGGCGGAGCCGATCCAGCGCTGGAAGCGCCTCACCGTGTACGACCGCACGCAAATGGAAGAAATCCTGATCGGCAAGCTCATCGCAACCTCGGCCAAGCAGATCGGCATGTTCCTGGTGATCCTGGCCGTCGTGAGCGCAGCCATCGTCGCCTTCATCATCTACACGCTCACCATGGACAAGATCCGCGAAATCGCCGTTCTCAAGCTCATAGGGACGAGAAACCGGGTCATCGCCGCAATGATCATGCAACAGGCGTTGGTGCTCGGCGTGATCGGTTTCGTGGTGGGCAAGATCACGGCCAGCTATGCCGCACCGCTCTTTCCCAAGTACGTGCTGCTGATGCCGGGAGACTCCATCGCCGGCTTCTTCGCCATCCTGCTCATATGCGCATTGGCGAGCGTCGTGGCTATCCGCCTGGCGCTCAAGGTCGATCCGGCCGATGCGATCGGGGGATGA
- a CDS encoding carboxymuconolactone decarboxylase family protein, with product MKQRLDYKKVAPIGYRAMLELEQYVQRSGLEDSLLELVKTRASQLNHCAWCLDMHTKDARARGETEQRLYLLSAWREAQCYSERERAALAWTESVTLISQADVSDEVYAEVCRHLSEKERVDLTFAIIAINGWNRLNVPFRTTVGTYQPTAERTK from the coding sequence ATGAAACAACGCCTTGATTACAAAAAGGTCGCGCCCATTGGCTATAGGGCCATGCTCGAGCTTGAGCAGTATGTGCAGCGATCGGGACTCGAAGACAGCCTGCTTGAACTCGTCAAGACGCGCGCTTCGCAGCTCAACCATTGCGCCTGGTGCCTCGATATGCATACCAAGGATGCGCGCGCGCGTGGCGAGACCGAACAACGGCTCTATCTGCTGTCGGCCTGGCGCGAGGCGCAGTGCTACAGCGAACGCGAACGGGCGGCGCTCGCCTGGACCGAGTCGGTCACGCTGATTTCTCAGGCTGACGTTTCCGATGAGGTCTACGCCGAGGTGTGCCGTCACTTGAGCGAAAAGGAACGCGTCGACCTCACGTTTGCGATCATTGCGATCAACGGCTGGAACCGCCTCAACGTTCCGTTTCGCACAACGGTGGGAACATACCAGCCAACCGCCGAGCGCACGAAGTAG
- a CDS encoding efflux RND transporter periplasmic adaptor subunit has translation MKPIRLQRRTLGLVAVIAPLLALFIYVALRSGPLAPIPVTVATVESRPISPALFGIGTVQARYSYKIGPTFAGRIKRLDVDVGDRVIPGQVLGEMDPVDLDKRIGAQQAAIRSAEAALQQAESKHSFALAQAKRYALLFDVRGTTEEAFATRQQELAVAEAALGGAREDVARLRADLEALRAQRNNLRLTAPAAGLVVARAADPGTTVVAGQAVIEVVDPAALWVDAHFDQNGTQGLATGQAAGIVLRSRQGQILRGHVLRVEPLADAVTEEMLAKIRFDTQASPLPPIGELAEVTIRLPQLASAPAIPNAAIRTIDGRRGVWKLTDGKPEFTPVVLGQSDLDGRTQVKNGLAEGDRIIAYSEKTLTANSRIHVVDRIPGAVR, from the coding sequence ATGAAGCCCATCCGCTTGCAGCGTCGCACGCTCGGTCTTGTCGCCGTCATCGCGCCCCTTCTGGCGTTGTTCATCTACGTCGCGTTGCGGTCGGGGCCGCTCGCACCGATCCCGGTGACCGTGGCAACGGTCGAATCGAGGCCAATCTCGCCTGCGTTGTTTGGTATCGGCACGGTGCAGGCGCGCTACTCGTACAAGATCGGCCCGACGTTCGCGGGGCGCATCAAGCGCCTGGATGTCGATGTGGGCGACCGCGTCATCCCGGGCCAGGTGCTGGGGGAGATGGACCCGGTGGATCTCGACAAGCGCATCGGCGCGCAACAGGCCGCCATCAGGAGCGCCGAAGCCGCTCTGCAGCAAGCCGAATCGAAGCATTCGTTTGCCCTTGCGCAGGCGAAACGCTATGCGCTGCTGTTCGATGTCCGGGGTACCACCGAGGAAGCCTTCGCGACCAGGCAGCAAGAACTGGCTGTAGCCGAAGCGGCACTGGGCGGGGCGCGCGAGGACGTCGCCCGCTTGCGCGCCGATCTGGAGGCGCTTCGTGCGCAACGCAATAACCTGCGGCTGACGGCACCCGCCGCAGGCCTGGTCGTCGCACGTGCTGCGGATCCCGGAACCACCGTCGTTGCGGGCCAGGCGGTAATCGAGGTCGTCGATCCCGCAGCTCTATGGGTCGATGCGCACTTCGATCAGAACGGCACGCAGGGCTTGGCCACCGGACAGGCCGCCGGAATCGTATTGCGTTCGCGGCAGGGCCAAATCCTGCGGGGCCATGTGCTGCGGGTCGAGCCACTTGCCGACGCGGTGACGGAAGAGATGCTGGCGAAGATCCGGTTCGATACGCAAGCCTCGCCTTTGCCGCCGATCGGAGAACTGGCCGAGGTCACGATCCGCCTCCCGCAATTGGCATCGGCACCGGCTATTCCGAATGCGGCCATCCGCACGATCGACGGAAGACGCGGGGTATGGAAGCTCACCGACGGCAAGCCCGAATTCACGCCGGTGGTCCTCGGGCAATCGGATCTCGATGGCCGCACGCAGGTGAAGAATGGACTCGCAGAAGGCGACCGGATCATCGCCTATAGCGAAAAGACGCTCACCGCAAACAGCCGGATCCACGTGGTCGATCGCATTCCGGGGGCGGTGCGGTGA
- a CDS encoding FixH family protein, whose translation MTTELTLFGGLAAVIVLYAAGGFFRALPPVLRAVIAGGVPLVLYFLLLIGHWPGLDVVAIHISVFFAAALVLLALTLFRRRGARMHWVPKLLMAFFAGLAVLMAGFLYIANNGLPEPVARWWLGGREGPIYSGFSGVVPHSQEAATAISSELSKAHREAELGWQVDVDGLDSKGVQRSVRVRVRNPTGLPVDGVVAELRVARPGAAEPEVVLSLVELDGGVYGGELRLPAGGRWLAELRLRRESKVRYQQTWELVAQ comes from the coding sequence ATGACGACCGAACTCACCCTGTTTGGCGGCCTCGCAGCGGTCATCGTGCTGTATGCCGCCGGCGGTTTCTTCCGCGCCCTGCCGCCCGTCCTGCGCGCGGTGATCGCGGGCGGCGTGCCGCTCGTGCTGTATTTCCTGCTGTTGATCGGGCACTGGCCTGGGCTCGACGTAGTGGCGATCCACATCTCGGTCTTTTTCGCGGCGGCACTGGTGCTCCTCGCGCTGACGCTGTTCCGCCGTCGCGGTGCACGCATGCACTGGGTACCCAAGCTGCTGATGGCGTTCTTCGCGGGGCTGGCCGTCCTGATGGCGGGTTTCCTCTACATCGCAAACAATGGCCTGCCCGAACCGGTCGCGCGCTGGTGGCTCGGCGGCAGGGAAGGCCCGATCTACAGCGGCTTTTCCGGCGTGGTTCCGCACAGCCAGGAAGCGGCAACCGCGATTTCGTCGGAACTTTCGAAGGCGCATCGCGAGGCCGAGCTGGGCTGGCAGGTCGACGTCGACGGCCTGGACAGCAAAGGCGTCCAGCGGTCGGTTCGCGTGCGGGTGCGCAATCCGACGGGCCTTCCCGTCGACGGTGTCGTGGCCGAGCTGCGCGTCGCGCGTCCCGGCGCGGCCGAGCCGGAAGTCGTGCTGTCGCTGGTGGAACTCGACGGCGGCGTCTACGGCGGCGAGCTTCGCCTCCCGGCGGGCGGCCGTTGGCTGGCCGAACTGCGCCTGAGGCGCGAGAGCAAGGTGCGCTATCAGCAGACCTGGGAGTTGGTGGCGCAATGA
- a CDS encoding TetR/AcrR family transcriptional regulator translates to MAEHPKHLPADERRAATVEAVVDLAAEQNPSEITTTAIAKRMGLTQGALFRHFPTKDAILQAVMSWVTERLLARVDKAARGVESPIAALEAIFMAHIDFVSEHPGVPRMLFGELQRPGDSLPKRMVQTLVHHYGERLRRLLEAGKTQGELYPDLDVDAAIVQFVGSIQGLVMQSLLAGDAKRLRQDAPGVFLIYRRGIGGAQ, encoded by the coding sequence ATGGCTGAACATCCCAAACACCTTCCCGCGGACGAGCGGCGCGCGGCGACTGTAGAAGCGGTCGTGGACCTCGCGGCCGAACAGAACCCGAGTGAGATTACGACCACCGCGATCGCGAAGCGCATGGGGCTGACCCAGGGGGCGCTGTTCCGGCACTTCCCGACGAAAGACGCCATCCTGCAAGCGGTGATGTCCTGGGTCACGGAACGCCTGCTGGCCCGGGTGGACAAGGCGGCGCGAGGCGTGGAGTCCCCGATTGCCGCCCTGGAAGCGATTTTCATGGCCCATATCGACTTCGTATCCGAACATCCCGGCGTGCCGAGGATGTTGTTCGGCGAACTGCAGCGGCCCGGGGATTCGCTGCCCAAGCGGATGGTGCAGACCTTGGTCCATCACTATGGCGAGCGCCTGCGCCGCCTTCTCGAGGCCGGCAAGACACAAGGCGAGCTGTATCCGGACCTGGATGTCGACGCCGCCATCGTACAGTTCGTCGGCAGCATCCAGGGCCTCGTGATGCAGTCCCTGCTGGCAGGCGATGCAAAGCGCCTCCGGCAGGATGCTCCGGGAGTGTTCCTGATCTATCGACGCGGCATCGGGGGAGCGCAATGA